The following proteins are co-located in the Cyprinus carpio isolate SPL01 chromosome B19, ASM1834038v1, whole genome shotgun sequence genome:
- the si:ch211-57n23.4 gene encoding immunoglobulin superfamily DCC subclass member 3 codes for MKPRILLTLLTFIGSCLCNGSELAFLTEPSDVTAVRDRPLMLDCRVEGEGPITVTWHKNGAPLLSGVDSRAKILSNGTLLIRSFQKRRDGDATDAGEYYCAAQNHYGMLVSRKARVQLASLPKFHTHPESMSVDEGGVARFQCQVNGIPEANITWEKDCVVLGTSDDRYTLLPMGILQITGVKKSDAGVYRCVATNIANTRYSHEAYLNITGGVPRTYKEPVILSGPQNLTITVHQTAILECIATGNPRPIVSWSRLDGRSIGVEGIQVLGTGNLMISDVSLQHSGVYVCAANRPGTRMRRTALGRLVVQAPPEFIQWPQSVSKPAGGSAVFTCVAQGVPEPHIIWLKNGKILTPGDNVKLTNNNSTLAVTRITSEDEAIYQCIAENSAGTNQASARLAVSLAKELPDAPQGLKATALSKTTLQLSWTQPPAEITDGIIGYVLHICKYGESESKELQEAVSKTTFQHDLTNLEPATTYSIYLKAYSPLGASERSSTVVSTTLGGVPSSPTFFTKAINTTAVQVLWELPNKPGKAEGFRLSYRRVPHGEIQGPIQLPCHVNIHTISHLDPGAVYEVKLVAYNGNGESDCSKKLVSLAEDGTSAKTRAGEETQCNCRGVESSVSSIVVGIHIGLACIIFCVLFLMFGYRRSFLCRKGTQDSWSVPQGEDGGHPNGIPKAALTQPAQSIELVPQGHNIDRQAQCQVLIEQHSSSLPGTGTGTG; via the exons ATGAAGCCACGGATTTTACTGACCCTCCTGACGTTTATTGGTTCAT GTTTGTGTAATGGATCTGAGTTGGCTTTCCTTACTGAGCCCAGTGATGTTACCGCGGTACGGGACAGGCCGTTGATGCTGGACTGCAGGGTGGAAGGCGAGGGTCCCATTACGGTGACGTGGCATAAGAACGGAGCTCCGCTACTTTCAGGAGTAGACAGTCGGGCGAAGATCCTATCCAACGGCACGCTCCTGATTCGCAGCTTCCAGAAGAGACGGGATGGAGATGCTACCGATGCCGGAGAGTATTACTGCGCTGCACAGAACCACTACGGCATGCTGGTCAGCCGCAAGGCCCGTGTGCAACTCGCAT CTCTTCCAAAATTCCACACTCACCCAGAGTCCATGTCAGTAGATGAGGGAGGTGTTGCACGTTTCCAATGTCAGGTCAATGGTATTCCTGAGGCCAACATTACTTGGGAGAAGGACTGTGTTGTGCTTGGAACATCTGATGACAG GTACACTCTTCTCCCAATGGGTATTCTGCAGATTACAGGAGTTAAGAAATCAGACGCTGGTGTCTATCGCTGTGTTGCCACTAATATCGCCAACACCCGCTACAGCCATGAGGCCTATCTGAACATAACCG GAGGTGTTCCTCGCACCTATAAGGAGCCAGTCATCCTGTCCGGCCCACAGAACCTCACCATCACCGTCCATCAGACCGCCATCCTGGAGTGTATCGCCACTGGAAACCCTCGCCCGATTGTATCTTGGAGTAGACTTG ATGGCAGATCTATCGGAGTGGAGGGGATACAAGTGCTCGGGACTGGGAATTTGATGATCTCCGATGTCTCCCTTCAGCACTCtggggtgtatgtgtgtgctgcCAACCGTCCTGGTACCAGGATGAGGCGTACCGCATTGGGCAGGCTGGTAGTTCAAG CTCCTCCAGAGTTCATTCAGTGGCCACAGTCTGTGTCTAAGCCAGCAGGAGGCAGTGCTGTGTTCACATGTGTGGCTCAGGGTGTTCCTGAACCTCATATCATCTGGCTGAAGAATGGAAAGATACTCACCCCAGGCGATAATGTGAAACTCACCAACAATAACAG cacCCTGGCCGTGACTCGCATCACATCAGAGGATGAGGCCATATATCAGTGCATCGCTGAAAACTCTGCCGGCACTAACCAGGCCAGCGCTCGTCTGGCTGTGTCCCTGGCCAAAGAGCTGCCCGATGCCCCTCAGGGCCTGAAAGCCACGGCTCTGTCTAAAACCACCCTGCAGCTCTCCTGGACCCAGCCACCAGCTGAAATCACAGACGGGATCATCGGATATGTGCTGCATATCTGCAAATATGGTG AGTCTGAAAGCAAAGAACTCCAGGAGGCTGTGAGTAAGACAACATTTCAGCATGACCTCACAAACCTTGAACCCGCGACCACCTACTCCATCTACCTGAAGGCTTACTCTCCACTGGGTGCTAGTGAACGGTCCAGTACTGTTGTTTCCACAACACTAGGGGGCG TGCCCAGTTCACCTACATTTTTCACCAAAGCAATAAACACCACAGCAGTCCAGGTGCTATGGGAGCTGCCCAATAAGCCTGGAAAAGCTGAGGGTTTCCGACTGTCGTACCGCAGGGTCCCCCATGGAGAGATCCAGGGGCCGATTCAGTTGCCATGCCATGTTAACATTCACACCATTTCTCATCTCG accCCGGCGCTGTGTATGAAGTCAAACTGGTGGCCTACAATGGCAATGGAGAGAGCGACTGTTCAAAGAAACTTGTTTCACTGGCTGAGGACGGGACTAGTGCTAAAACCAGAGCAG GAGAGGAAACTCAATGTAACTGCAGGGGTGTAGAGAGCTCGGTGAGCAGCATTGTGGTTGGCATCCACATTGGCTTGGCCTGCATCATTTTCTGTGTGCTCTTCCTCATGTTTGGATATCGGCGCAG TTTCCTTTGTAGGAAAGGGACTCAGGACAGCTGGTCTGTGCCACAGGGCGAAGATGGAGGGCATCCCAACGGCATCCCAAAAGCGGCACTAACACAACCTGCTCAGAGCATTGAACTGGTTCCACAA ggTCATAATATAGATCGCCAGGCCCAATGCCAGGTTCTTATTGAGCAGCACTCATCCAGTCTGCCAGGCACTGGCACAGGCACTGGCTAG